The Dioscorea cayenensis subsp. rotundata cultivar TDr96_F1 chromosome 7, TDr96_F1_v2_PseudoChromosome.rev07_lg8_w22 25.fasta, whole genome shotgun sequence genome includes a region encoding these proteins:
- the LOC120265223 gene encoding uncharacterized protein LOC120265223: protein MEVAYHIRLTAILDVTRFLLKQGLAFRGHDESSSSLNKGNFLELLEWYSLRNEEVWRTVNQNAPGNNQMTSPKVQKELANACAAEITRVIVDDIGDNYFSLLIDEARDISVKEQIGVILRYVNKDGYVIERFLAMVHVPDTLRHFFEESIVNVTGASCKRKDQLRQHHHDRLVEQLEKEKIVSGRGKNQESSLARPGDTRWGSHYTTILRLISMWTSVLEVLQNVHDDGASNDNRGITNELSLALQQKDQNIVQAMRLIEAVKARLQGLRETGWEEFMEEKLLRLAELYPEDFSMTECMMLEDQLATFIYDVQHDEDFTNIRDLGDFARKMVETEKRFIFPLVYRLIELTLVLPVVTANVERVFSQ, encoded by the exons ATGGAGGTTGCATACCATATTCGTTTAACTGCGATTTTGGATGTGACACGTTTTCTTTTGAAGCAAGGCCTAGCTTTCCGTGGACATGACGAGTCCTCGAGCTCATTGAACAAGGGTAATTTTCTTGAGTTGCTTGAGTGGTATAGCCTACGAAATGAAGAAGTTTGGAGGACAGTTAATCAAAACGCCCCtggaaataatcaaatgacttcCCCAAAGGTTCAGAAGGAGTTAGCAAATGCTTGTGCAGCGGAGATTACAcgtgttattgttgatgatattggggataattatttttcccttttgattGATGAAGCTCGGGATATCTCAGTGAAAGAGCAAATTGGAGTTATTCTACGATATGTAAATAAAGATGGATATGTGATAGAGCGATTCCTTGCTATGGTTCATGTGCCCGACACTTTACGCCATTTCTTTGAAGAATC GATTGTTAATGTGACCGGAGCATCGTGCAAAAGGAAAGACCAACTTCGGCAACATCATCATGATAGGTTGGTTGAGCAGTTAGAGAAAGAAAAGATAGTCAGTGGCAGAGGAAAAAACCAAGAATCGAGCTTAGCACGACCAGGGGATACTCGTTGGGGATCACATTACACTACAATTCTTCGACTAATCTCTATGTGGACTTCAGTGTTAGAGGTACTCCAAAATGTGCATGATGATGGTGCTTCTAATGATAATAGAG GGATAACAAATGAATTATCACTTGCCTTACAACAAAAGGATCAGAATATTGTTCAAGCCATGCGTTTGATTGAGGCTGTGAAAGCTCGGCTTCAAGGCTTAAGGGAGACTGGATGGGAGGAATTTATGGAGGAG AAGCTACTTCGCCTTGCAGAGCTTTATCCCGAAGATTTTTCAATGACTGAATGCATGATGCTTGAGGATCAACTTGCCACCTTCATTTACGATGTGCAGCATGATGAAGATTTTACAAATATTAGGGACTTGGGAGATTTTGCTAGGAAGATGGTTGAGACAGAAAAACGTTTTATTTTCCCGCTTGTTTATCGCCTTATTGAGTTAACATTGGTTTTGCCAGTTGTGACAGCTAATGTTGAGAGGGTGTTTTCGCAatga